A stretch of Bacillus pseudomycoides DNA encodes these proteins:
- a CDS encoding flavin reductase family protein, translating to MLSINPNEQTEKDNYKLLTGSIIPRPVAFVTSVTKDGVLNGAPYSYFNIVAANPPLISVSVQRKGGEQKDTSRNAIEKGEFVVHISDESYVEAINETAANLPPNQSEIELAKLTPIESDVISVPGVKEANIRMECILERAIPLGGTEDSPACDLLIGRVVRFHVAEHLYENGRIHAEGLKPISRLAGHNYAKLGEQFELVRPI from the coding sequence ATGCTTTCGATTAATCCAAATGAACAAACAGAAAAAGATAATTACAAATTATTAACAGGGAGTATCATTCCGCGCCCTGTAGCATTCGTGACTTCTGTAACAAAAGATGGTGTTTTAAACGGGGCTCCATATAGTTATTTCAATATCGTTGCTGCTAATCCGCCGCTCATCTCTGTTTCAGTGCAACGCAAAGGGGGTGAACAAAAAGATACTTCTCGAAACGCCATTGAAAAAGGTGAGTTTGTTGTACATATTTCCGATGAATCTTATGTGGAGGCCATCAATGAAACCGCTGCAAACCTTCCTCCAAATCAAAGTGAAATTGAATTAGCCAAACTAACCCCTATCGAAAGTGACGTCATCTCCGTACCCGGCGTAAAAGAAGCGAATATTCGAATGGAATGTATATTAGAACGTGCCATTCCACTAGGTGGAACAGAAGACTCTCCAGCATGCGACCTACTAATCGGCCGCGTTGTCCGCTTCCACGTCGCAGAACATTTATATGAAAACGGACGAATTCATGCAGAAGGACTAAAACCAATAAGCCGACTCGCAGGACACAACTACGCGAAATTAGGAGAACAATTCGAGCTTGTAAGGCCTATTTAA
- a CDS encoding PTS glucose transporter subunit IIA, translated as MFKKLFGLGSKTNAETIVAPLTGEVKNIEEVPDPVFAGRMMGDGVAIVPTEGVVVSPVDGEIVQLFHTKHAVGIKAKNGTEILIHVGLETVKMEGEGFEAHVSEGQAVKAGDKLISFDLELIREKAKSTITPIVITNTDAAESINTTVGVSATKGSTEVMKVTMK; from the coding sequence ATGTTTAAAAAATTATTTGGTCTTGGTTCAAAAACAAATGCAGAAACAATCGTAGCTCCATTAACTGGAGAAGTGAAAAATATTGAAGAAGTACCAGATCCAGTATTCGCTGGTCGTATGATGGGTGATGGTGTTGCAATCGTTCCAACTGAAGGTGTAGTTGTATCACCAGTAGACGGTGAAATCGTACAATTATTCCACACAAAACATGCTGTTGGAATTAAGGCGAAAAATGGTACAGAAATTTTAATCCACGTTGGTTTAGAAACTGTAAAAATGGAAGGCGAAGGCTTCGAAGCTCACGTATCTGAAGGACAAGCTGTGAAAGCTGGCGACAAATTAATTTCTTTCGACTTAGAATTAATTCGCGAAAAAGCAAAAAGTACAATTACACCAATCGTTATTACAAACACAGATGCAGCTGAATCTATTAATACAACTGTAGGTGTTTCAGCTACAAAAGGCTCAACAGAAGTAATGAAAGTTACAATGAAGTAA
- a CDS encoding manganese efflux pump MntP family protein produces MTVEQLVPLIIMALALGMDAFSVSLGMGMVTLRMRQIIYIGMTIGLFHIVMPFLGMILGRFLSEKFGHIATVAGAILLIGLGFYIVYSAILEGEETRSAPVGISLLVFAFGVSIDSFSVGLSLGIYGAQMIATILLFGLVSMILAWSGLLIGRHAKSLLGIYGEVLGGVILVGFGLTLLFPM; encoded by the coding sequence ATGACGGTTGAACAGCTAGTACCTTTAATTATAATGGCGCTTGCCTTAGGGATGGATGCATTTTCTGTAAGCCTCGGCATGGGTATGGTAACGCTCAGAATGCGACAAATCATTTATATTGGTATGACAATAGGGCTGTTTCATATTGTCATGCCGTTTCTCGGTATGATACTAGGTCGTTTTTTATCAGAGAAGTTTGGCCATATTGCGACTGTTGCAGGTGCTATTTTGTTAATTGGATTAGGTTTTTATATTGTGTATTCTGCAATTTTAGAAGGGGAAGAGACAAGGTCCGCTCCGGTAGGAATAAGTTTACTCGTATTTGCATTTGGTGTGAGTATTGATAGTTTTTCGGTTGGGCTAAGCCTGGGGATTTATGGAGCGCAAATGATTGCAACAATATTATTATTTGGATTGGTTAGTATGATACTAGCATGGAGTGGTTTACTAATTGGAAGACATGCCAAAAGTTTGCTTGGTATATACGGTGAAGTGCTTGGTGGTGTCATTCTTGTTGGTTTTGGACTCACTCTTCTTTTTCCAATGTAA
- a CDS encoding DoxX family protein produces the protein MMNIGLLIIRLIIGITFMGHGTQKLFGWFGGHGLKGTGGWMESIGLRPGVFMAFMAGATELLGGFLFAAGIFTWVGSLFIIGTMLVAIFTVHGKNGYWVTQNGFEYNMILIAVAVGVALTGPGAYVLL, from the coding sequence ATGATGAACATCGGTCTTCTTATTATTCGTCTTATTATTGGAATTACATTCATGGGTCACGGTACTCAAAAATTATTCGGTTGGTTTGGTGGTCACGGCCTAAAAGGAACAGGTGGCTGGATGGAATCAATTGGCTTACGTCCTGGCGTATTTATGGCATTTATGGCTGGCGCAACTGAACTGTTAGGTGGATTCTTATTCGCAGCAGGTATCTTCACTTGGGTTGGCTCATTATTTATCATAGGTACAATGTTAGTTGCAATCTTTACAGTCCACGGAAAAAATGGCTACTGGGTAACCCAAAACGGATTCGAATATAACATGATCTTAATCGCAGTTGCAGTTGGTGTTGCATTAACCGGACCTGGTGCTTACGTTTTACTTTAA